The proteins below come from a single Desulfitobacterium metallireducens DSM 15288 genomic window:
- a CDS encoding acyl-CoA reductase: MEHQLIPAYFVPEGLTFDAYQERRYGGYTLQFPELNGGIVAEVCAEVIKHRNAYLVNLTTDQIIERIDQAVQLWLNPDYPLRKIAEHVLPPLTGYDGETIRLELKRYMRGFRKKDIYRFLDEEFDNPSLLDGFRPRKTGGMSRVYGPELIFHVFSGNVPGLPLWSIIMGLLLKSGGIGKSSSAEPLLPVLFAQSLAQVDRELANCFAILPWKGGTADLEEPVLKSVDAVIVYGSSETVQKLRKKVTKNIPVLGYGHKVSFAAIGKEALTADRYQDTVHRLAHDVMVYDQQSCLSPQAVWVEEGGAISVRQFAQLLAAELENYEKRRPRAKLTDEEAIAIRSVRNRYEALSFQDDEIEVYGSAGGTEWTVIYEGKPGFEGSPLNRTIHVYACHELKECVSDLRPYRDYLQTVGLAVSPNRLEDISVHLAREGVTRITALGQMTLGVPGWHHDGRFNLLDLVRFVDIERSVEQLAEIYDPDVEAY, from the coding sequence ATGGAACACCAGTTAATTCCGGCTTATTTTGTCCCTGAAGGCCTTACATTTGACGCTTATCAGGAACGACGGTACGGTGGGTATACGCTTCAATTTCCTGAATTAAATGGAGGAATTGTAGCTGAAGTTTGTGCTGAGGTGATTAAGCATCGTAACGCATATTTAGTCAATTTAACGACGGATCAAATTATTGAACGGATTGATCAAGCAGTTCAACTTTGGCTAAACCCAGATTATCCGTTGCGTAAAATTGCTGAACATGTGCTTCCTCCTCTGACAGGGTATGATGGGGAAACAATTCGCTTAGAATTAAAACGCTACATGCGTGGATTTCGAAAAAAGGATATTTATCGTTTTTTAGATGAAGAGTTCGATAATCCGAGCTTACTGGATGGCTTTCGGCCTCGAAAAACAGGGGGGATGAGCCGGGTATATGGACCAGAGCTGATTTTTCATGTTTTCTCTGGAAATGTCCCGGGTCTGCCCCTTTGGAGCATAATCATGGGGCTTTTGCTTAAATCCGGAGGGATCGGGAAATCTTCTTCGGCGGAACCTTTGTTGCCCGTGCTTTTTGCTCAAAGCTTAGCTCAGGTTGATCGGGAATTGGCGAATTGCTTCGCGATTCTTCCGTGGAAAGGGGGCACGGCTGATTTAGAAGAGCCGGTGCTTAAGTCGGTTGATGCGGTTATTGTTTATGGTTCGAGTGAGACGGTCCAGAAGCTTCGTAAGAAGGTTACTAAGAATATTCCGGTATTGGGTTACGGACATAAGGTGAGTTTTGCCGCGATCGGTAAGGAGGCGTTAACGGCTGATCGCTACCAAGACACGGTTCACCGGTTAGCTCATGATGTGATGGTTTATGATCAGCAAAGCTGTTTATCGCCCCAAGCCGTCTGGGTTGAAGAAGGTGGGGCGATTAGCGTGAGGCAATTTGCTCAGTTACTCGCCGCTGAACTCGAGAATTACGAAAAGCGCCGACCTCGGGCTAAACTGACGGACGAAGAAGCGATTGCCATCCGTTCAGTTCGCAATCGTTATGAAGCACTATCCTTCCAGGATGATGAAATCGAAGTTTATGGAAGTGCAGGAGGAACGGAATGGACGGTGATTTACGAGGGTAAACCTGGGTTTGAGGGATCTCCTCTTAACCGGACCATTCATGTTTATGCGTGTCATGAACTCAAGGAGTGTGTAAGCGACTTACGTCCTTACCGTGACTATTTACAAACGGTTGGACTTGCCGTGAGTCCTAACCGTTTAGAGGATATCTCAGTGCATTTAGCACGCGAAGGGGTAACGCGGATTACGGCTCTCGGTCAAATGACGTTAGGGGTTCCGGGGTGGCATCATGACGGACGCTTTAATTTGTTAGATTTGGTTCGCTTTGTCGATATTGAACGCAGTGTTGAGCAGTTAGCGGAAATCTATGACCCTGATGTGGAAGCCTACTAA
- a CDS encoding 3-oxoacyl-ACP reductase, whose product MQDRVVLVTGASRGIGKAIAKNFGKKQAMVIVNYLKSEDLAEQVVKEIEDEGGHALALQADVTQASEVNGMVKAILDNLGTIDVVVNNALHHYTFNPKTRKTAWELEWEDYQGQIDGSLKGTFNLCKAVLPQMKRQGYGRIINMVTNLMDFPVVPYHDYTTAKAAVLGYSRNLAKELGPFGITVNCVAPGLTYPTDSSRETQEDVREILIRLTPMGRLALPEDIAGAVAFLASKEAGFITGQCLRVDGGLTMT is encoded by the coding sequence ATGCAAGATAGAGTTGTTTTAGTCACTGGAGCAAGCCGTGGAATTGGCAAAGCGATTGCCAAGAATTTCGGGAAAAAGCAAGCGATGGTGATCGTTAATTACCTAAAAAGTGAAGATTTAGCAGAACAGGTGGTCAAAGAAATTGAAGATGAGGGTGGACATGCCCTAGCCTTGCAGGCCGATGTGACACAAGCTTCTGAAGTCAACGGTATGGTTAAGGCTATCTTAGATAATTTAGGAACGATTGATGTTGTTGTGAACAATGCGTTGCATCATTATACGTTTAATCCTAAGACGCGCAAGACGGCTTGGGAGTTGGAATGGGAGGATTATCAGGGGCAAATTGACGGTAGCCTTAAAGGAACCTTTAACCTCTGTAAGGCTGTATTGCCCCAGATGAAGCGTCAAGGGTATGGGCGAATCATTAATATGGTCACAAATCTTATGGATTTTCCGGTCGTGCCGTACCATGATTATACGACGGCGAAGGCAGCTGTTTTAGGATATAGCCGTAATTTAGCTAAAGAGCTCGGACCGTTTGGAATTACGGTTAACTGTGTAGCGCCAGGTTTGACTTATCCTACGGACTCAAGTCGGGAGACCCAGGAAGATGTCCGGGAAATTTTGATTCGTTTAACGCCGATGGGCCGGTTGGCCTTGCCGGAGGATATTGCCGGTGCCGTTGCTTTCTTGGCTTCGAAGGAGGCCGGGTTCATTACTGGACAGTGCCTTCGTGTCGATGGCGGACTAACGATGACCTAG
- a CDS encoding thiamine-phosphate synthase family protein, which yields MNGKVNDDFFQKSVLPFTGESKSEVIIGPHMGVDAAILKIGDQYMAVAEDPIFPSMTMSADDFAYVTVHIGASDVAVMGIEPRFMTYSLLLPPETEESYVEELIKSISKYAHELGISIVGGHTGYYGAVVVPTIGGITVWGLADQYISPMGAQIGDDVLITKGAAIEAGALLGYEHKDFLSTVVDPLLVQKAAARIKEVSVVKDAHIAATVGGVHAMHDATEGGVKRGLWEIAQASGKGMLIDQDKIFVPEDIAALCQYLKLNPLEIISEGTLVLTCAPEKTAELRAAFMTQGIESAIVGKVTTPEEGCYILDEGNKYELIPPAIDKFWDVFFSSLSEAPTTLCTELETAVNKLCQENIYRMIPEIGANIAYASPESQSLDEVAGIPGRILRYKNTTTTLGQPELGGSVNMAETLLSIRKYFPLTRCLINMRNTPAILKACREGGLTVADMPTVAEYRQCDGDFIRDLEGMLQKFDRLPDVITIPDRINLEILILIPDETLDELIEKVLKVNTLLK from the coding sequence ATGAACGGAAAAGTAAATGATGATTTTTTTCAAAAAAGTGTTTTGCCTTTTACGGGTGAATCAAAATCCGAAGTTATCATTGGACCTCATATGGGGGTAGATGCAGCTATACTTAAAATCGGCGATCAGTATATGGCTGTCGCTGAAGATCCCATCTTTCCCAGCATGACGATGTCGGCAGATGATTTCGCCTACGTCACGGTACATATTGGAGCAAGTGATGTTGCTGTCATGGGGATCGAACCCCGATTTATGACGTATTCATTACTTCTCCCTCCAGAGACTGAAGAAAGTTATGTTGAAGAACTGATTAAAAGCATTAGCAAGTATGCTCATGAATTAGGAATTTCTATCGTGGGTGGACATACGGGTTATTATGGTGCTGTTGTGGTCCCTACCATCGGTGGAATTACCGTTTGGGGACTCGCTGATCAGTATATTTCTCCAATGGGGGCTCAAATTGGGGATGATGTTCTCATCACCAAAGGTGCCGCGATTGAGGCAGGAGCTTTATTGGGTTATGAGCATAAAGATTTTTTGTCTACCGTCGTCGATCCTTTGCTGGTCCAGAAAGCAGCAGCAAGAATTAAAGAAGTGTCAGTGGTTAAAGATGCGCATATCGCTGCAACTGTAGGTGGGGTTCACGCCATGCATGACGCTACTGAAGGCGGCGTGAAGAGAGGCTTATGGGAAATTGCTCAAGCTTCGGGTAAAGGGATGCTCATTGATCAGGATAAGATATTTGTACCTGAAGATATTGCTGCTCTTTGTCAGTATTTGAAGCTTAATCCCTTGGAAATCATCAGTGAAGGGACCTTAGTTTTGACCTGTGCACCGGAGAAAACGGCAGAATTAAGGGCTGCCTTTATGACGCAAGGAATCGAATCGGCTATAGTCGGTAAAGTGACGACTCCAGAAGAAGGCTGTTACATCCTCGATGAAGGTAATAAATATGAGCTTATCCCGCCTGCTATTGATAAATTCTGGGATGTATTCTTTAGTTCACTCTCTGAAGCTCCAACCACGCTGTGCACAGAGCTTGAAACGGCGGTAAACAAACTCTGCCAAGAGAATATCTATAGAATGATACCTGAAATTGGGGCCAACATTGCCTATGCATCGCCTGAGAGCCAATCTCTTGACGAAGTAGCTGGAATTCCCGGAAGAATACTCCGCTATAAAAACACGACTACGACACTCGGCCAGCCTGAACTCGGGGGTTCCGTAAATATGGCTGAAACCTTACTCAGTATTCGTAAATATTTCCCGCTGACACGGTGTCTCATCAATATGAGAAATACCCCAGCGATCCTTAAGGCTTGTCGTGAGGGAGGATTAACCGTAGCCGATATGCCAACAGTCGCTGAGTATCGACAATGTGACGGCGATTTTATCCGGGATCTAGAAGGAATGCTTCAGAAATTCGATCGACTCCCCGATGTGATTACCATCCCGGATCGTATAAATTTGGAGATTCTCATCCTTATTCCCGATGAAACCTTAGATGAATTGATTGAAAAAGTTTTAAAAGTGAATACTTTACTAAAATAA
- a CDS encoding VanZ family protein, which translates to MNKRERIKTVFLYGIFICYILLLIKILFLSRVSLSELFNSQRTLVRSINLIPFHSIMEYIFNNSATIKKFAFGNVVGNIVIFIPLGIYLPLFKNDKRVKTNLLFIFIVSLFVEIIQGLLGIGASDIDDIILNCLGGWIGILGYKFLLFILRDEEKVHTAITILSAIVGLPVILYLLFTVRMRF; encoded by the coding sequence ATGAATAAACGAGAGCGAATTAAAACAGTCTTTTTATATGGTATTTTTATTTGTTATATACTTTTGTTAATTAAAATATTGTTCTTATCAAGAGTTTCACTTTCTGAGTTGTTTAATAGTCAAAGGACTTTGGTTAGATCAATCAATCTCATTCCTTTTCATAGTATAATGGAATATATATTTAACAACTCTGCCACTATAAAAAAATTCGCTTTTGGTAATGTGGTTGGCAATATAGTTATCTTTATTCCCCTCGGTATATATTTGCCATTATTCAAAAATGATAAAAGAGTAAAAACCAATCTGTTGTTTATATTTATAGTAAGTTTATTTGTTGAAATCATTCAGGGACTTTTAGGCATTGGAGCATCAGACATTGATGATATAATTCTAAATTGTTTGGGTGGATGGATTGGTATTTTAGGGTATAAGTTTTTATTATTTATATTACGAGATGAGGAAAAAGTACATACGGCAATCACAATACTATCTGCTATCGTAGGATTACCCGTTATATTATATTTATTATTCACGGTGAGAATGAGATTCTGA
- a CDS encoding ASCH domain-containing protein — protein sequence MQEHKSIQEMWVNYINFIGEDIIGTDKKYTSWHFCDNEKGANDLSELVKNGIKRATTGLYYFYEIEGETLPKAGDLSIITDWQSIAQCVIETQKVNLMPFNEVTEEFAKIEGEGDKSLKFWREVHISAFNRQLEEIKVEFSDEMLVVCEEFEMVYK from the coding sequence ATGCAAGAACATAAATCGATACAAGAAATGTGGGTAAATTATATAAATTTTATTGGCGAGGATATTATTGGTACAGATAAAAAATATACCTCATGGCATTTTTGTGACAATGAAAAAGGCGCCAATGATTTGTCAGAATTAGTAAAAAATGGCATTAAAAGAGCTACTACTGGATTGTATTATTTTTATGAAATAGAGGGGGAAACATTACCTAAAGCTGGAGACCTTAGTATTATTACAGATTGGCAAAGTATTGCCCAGTGTGTTATTGAAACCCAAAAGGTGAACTTGATGCCGTTCAACGAGGTAACTGAGGAATTTGCTAAAATTGAAGGGGAAGGTGACAAGTCACTAAAATTTTGGCGAGAGGTTCATATAAGTGCTTTTAATCGGCAGTTAGAAGAGATTAAAGTGGAATTTAGTGATGAAATGTTAGTAGTGTGTGAGGAATTCGAAATGGTTTACAAGTAA
- a CDS encoding GNAT family N-acetyltransferase produces MAQIDSIETQRLVLRELSSEDLESVHRVKANKEVVKFLTWGPNNLAATRNSLDKQIGMQEDNDRKIFVLGIVLKESNQLIGNCLLTQNDFRTAEFGYFIHPDYWQVGYGTETAKALIGFGFNTLKLHRLIATCDPENVASIKVLKKSGMRLEGHFIKAQYVKGLWRDNMLFAMLVEEYI; encoded by the coding sequence ATGGCTCAAATAGATTCAATAGAAACACAAAGATTAGTGTTAAGAGAGTTATCGTCGGAAGATCTTGAATCTGTTCATAGAGTAAAGGCTAATAAGGAAGTGGTGAAGTTTCTCACCTGGGGACCAAACAATCTAGCCGCAACACGAAATTCTCTCGACAAACAAATTGGAATGCAGGAAGATAACGATAGAAAGATATTTGTGCTGGGCATTGTTCTGAAGGAGTCAAACCAACTCATAGGAAATTGTCTTTTGACTCAGAACGATTTTAGAACCGCAGAGTTCGGATATTTCATTCACCCGGATTATTGGCAGGTTGGTTACGGGACTGAAACTGCAAAAGCACTCATCGGATTCGGGTTTAACACGTTAAAATTACATCGGCTAATCGCTACCTGTGATCCCGAAAACGTAGCTTCTATCAAGGTTCTTAAAAAATCCGGCATGAGGTTGGAAGGACATTTTATTAAAGCTCAATATGTAAAAGGGTTATGGCGGGATAACATGTTATTTGCGATGTTGGTTGAAGAGTATATTTAA